The Lysobacter enzymogenes genome window below encodes:
- a CDS encoding TonB C-terminal domain-containing protein, which produces MSRALGVIGVVGVLAVMAWLVWSLMQGAGPTTKRQPPRITQVILPPPPPPPPPPEPEKTTDEPKPVENTPFESIEPPKEESAEPPGDPLTADAGPGNNEFGLQAGTGGGGTRIGGGNGGGNPYAGYAAMVQRTVQQYLQQGEKTRKGRYSATVAMWLAPDGTIQRSQVIAGTGKPELDAAIVAALQGRSLPQAPPAEMPQPINLRIGAISPG; this is translated from the coding sequence ATGTCGCGCGCGCTCGGCGTGATCGGCGTCGTCGGCGTGCTCGCGGTGATGGCGTGGCTGGTGTGGTCGCTGATGCAGGGCGCTGGCCCGACGACCAAGCGCCAGCCGCCGCGCATTACCCAGGTGATCCTGCCGCCGCCCCCTCCGCCGCCGCCGCCGCCGGAACCGGAAAAGACCACCGACGAGCCCAAGCCGGTGGAGAACACGCCGTTCGAATCGATCGAGCCGCCGAAGGAGGAATCGGCCGAGCCGCCCGGCGATCCGCTGACCGCCGACGCCGGCCCGGGCAACAACGAATTCGGCCTGCAGGCCGGCACCGGTGGCGGCGGCACCCGCATCGGCGGCGGCAACGGCGGCGGAAATCCGTACGCCGGCTACGCCGCGATGGTGCAGCGGACCGTGCAGCAGTACCTGCAGCAGGGCGAGAAGACCCGCAAGGGCCGCTACAGCGCCACGGTGGCGATGTGGCTGGCGCCGGACGGGACGATCCAGCGCTCGCAGGTGATCGCCGGCACCGGCAAGCCCGAACTCGATGCGGCGATCGTCGCGGCGCTGCAGGGACGTTCCTTGCCGCAGGCGCCGCCGGCGGAAATGCCGCAACCGATCAATTTGCGCATCGGCGCGATCTCGCCGGGCTGA
- a CDS encoding DUF2341 domain-containing protein encodes MTQLRVLLACSLLLLLSLLSAPAAAASWWDGKWNYRAKIDLNTTSTGAAATEPGGRAQVLVRLHSGNFNFADAKEDGSDVRFIAADDRTPLKYHFEKYDGLVDQVALAWVDVPKLDPNASASVYVYFGNPEATPGSDPKGSYDADSIAVFHFANQGAAGSDTTAYGNNAQAPLTLAETALIGSGLQLDGKAPVKVPASPSLNLAAAQPLTLSAWIKPAGANASGVIASLPGALTVGIEQGVVYAESAGVRTAAGAPLVGEGWAHVAARFDAGKLAVYVNGAPAGDAAVALPAAAAGLLIGGEDGAARPNFIGQIDELQVSKSARGLGLIQVAAHSQGLDAKLLTFQPVEQRSGDGGHNYFGILFSALTVDAWIVIVILGFMAAISWWVMIGKGLFVSATAKANERFLLAFRKQAGEYPLHDASWVRAAENGGPLNGDKSNLARLLAIGLDELRNRVAAGGGRSVVRPQSIAAIRSALDAAAVREGQRLNKLMVLLTIAISGGPFLGLLGTVVGVMITFAAVAAAGDVNINAIAPGIAAALLATVAGLAVAIPALFGYNYLLSRTEAIGADMQVFVDELEKRIAEDYAGDAPLPAHVARSVSTETLP; translated from the coding sequence GTGACTCAATTGCGCGTGCTGTTGGCCTGTTCGCTGTTGCTCCTGCTGTCGCTGCTGTCGGCTCCGGCCGCGGCGGCCTCGTGGTGGGACGGCAAGTGGAACTACCGGGCCAAGATCGATCTCAACACCACCTCGACCGGCGCCGCGGCGACCGAGCCGGGCGGCCGCGCGCAAGTGCTGGTGCGCCTGCACTCGGGCAACTTCAACTTCGCCGACGCCAAGGAAGACGGCAGCGACGTGCGCTTCATCGCCGCCGACGACCGCACGCCGCTGAAGTACCACTTCGAGAAATACGACGGCCTGGTCGATCAGGTCGCGCTGGCGTGGGTCGACGTGCCCAAGCTCGACCCCAACGCGTCGGCGTCGGTCTACGTCTATTTCGGCAATCCCGAAGCGACGCCGGGCAGCGATCCGAAGGGCAGCTACGACGCCGACAGCATCGCGGTGTTCCACTTCGCCAACCAGGGCGCGGCCGGCAGCGACACCACCGCTTACGGCAACAACGCGCAGGCGCCGCTGACCCTGGCCGAGACCGCGCTGATCGGTTCGGGCCTGCAGCTCGACGGCAAGGCGCCGGTCAAGGTGCCGGCGTCGCCGTCGCTGAATCTCGCCGCCGCGCAGCCGCTGACCCTGAGCGCGTGGATCAAGCCGGCCGGCGCCAACGCCAGCGGCGTGATCGCCTCGCTGCCGGGCGCGTTGACGGTGGGCATCGAACAAGGCGTGGTCTACGCCGAAAGCGCCGGCGTGCGCACCGCCGCCGGCGCGCCGCTGGTCGGCGAGGGCTGGGCGCACGTGGCCGCGCGCTTCGACGCCGGCAAGCTCGCGGTCTACGTCAACGGCGCGCCGGCCGGCGACGCCGCGGTGGCGCTGCCGGCCGCGGCCGCGGGCCTGCTGATCGGCGGCGAAGACGGCGCCGCGCGGCCGAACTTCATCGGCCAGATCGACGAACTGCAAGTGTCCAAGAGCGCGCGTGGGCTCGGCCTGATCCAGGTCGCCGCGCACAGCCAGGGCCTGGACGCCAAGCTGCTGACCTTCCAGCCGGTCGAGCAGCGTTCCGGCGACGGCGGCCACAACTACTTCGGCATCTTGTTCAGCGCGCTGACCGTCGACGCCTGGATCGTGATCGTGATCCTCGGCTTCATGGCCGCGATCTCGTGGTGGGTGATGATCGGCAAGGGCCTGTTCGTCAGCGCCACCGCCAAGGCCAACGAGCGCTTCCTGCTGGCGTTCCGCAAGCAGGCCGGCGAGTACCCGCTGCACGACGCCTCGTGGGTGCGCGCGGCCGAGAACGGCGGGCCGTTGAACGGCGACAAGTCCAACCTCGCGCGCCTGCTCGCGATCGGCCTGGACGAGCTGCGCAACCGCGTCGCCGCCGGCGGCGGGCGTTCGGTGGTGCGGCCGCAGTCGATCGCCGCGATCCGCTCGGCGCTCGACGCCGCCGCGGTGCGCGAAGGCCAGCGCCTCAACAAGCTGATGGTGCTGCTGACCATCGCGATTTCCGGCGGCCCGTTCCTCGGCCTGCTCGGCACCGTGGTCGGCGTGATGATCACCTTCGCCGCGGTCGCCGCGGCCGGCGACGTCAACATCAACGCGATCGCGCCCGGCATCGCCGCGGCGCTGCTGGCGACCGTCGCCGGCCTCGCCGTCGCGATCCCGGCGCTGTTCGGCTACAACTACCTGCTGAGCCGCACCGAAGCCATCGGCGCGGACATGCAGGTGTTCGTCGACGAACTGGAAAAGCGCATCGCCGAGGATTACGCCGGCGACGCGCCGCTGCCGGCGCACGTCGCCCGCAGCGTGTCGACGGAGACGCTGCCGTGA
- a CDS encoding ExbD/TolR family protein — translation MKVQGKKPYDDINITPMLDLAYVLLVIFIIMCTAAVQGIKVDLPKASASQPLSQPKTKVIAIDNAGQVSIDAIPVSMSELEQQLRNALANDAELPVILRGDRAVQYDKVMAVLDLCSKLGISSIGLASQRQGQS, via the coding sequence GTGAAGGTCCAGGGCAAGAAGCCGTACGACGACATCAACATCACGCCGATGCTGGACCTGGCGTACGTGCTGCTGGTGATCTTCATCATCATGTGCACCGCGGCGGTGCAGGGCATCAAGGTCGACCTGCCCAAGGCCAGCGCGTCGCAGCCGCTGTCGCAGCCCAAGACCAAGGTCATCGCGATCGACAACGCCGGCCAGGTCAGCATCGACGCGATCCCGGTCAGCATGAGCGAGCTGGAGCAGCAACTGCGCAACGCGCTGGCCAACGACGCCGAGCTGCCGGTGATCCTGCGCGGCGACCGCGCCGTGCAGTACGACAAGGTCATGGCCGTGCTCGACCTGTGCAGCAAGCTCGGCATCTCCTCCATCGGCCTGGCCTCGCAGCGCCAGGGCCAGAGCTGA
- a CDS encoding putative porin — protein sequence MTATTQPFRRLRLHALAVALLSACAVPALAAPVDAAKISPEVTLKLIDLLVAKGVLTRGQADDLIAEAKASAASAPATAVAAQPAYQTVPGAVVVPYVPEVVRQQIKDELRAEVVQQAKSEGWAAPNALPEWTQRISFYGDLRARAEDVLNDKENYREFPNFATLNSGSGYDIADPVGNPVPYVNTTKNRGRMRLRARLGMHAQIADWIEADMRLATGSDRSPVSTNQSLGAGGNLSKYSLWLDRAYIRLKPTSWLSADIGRTPNPFWTSELLFDNDLNFDGVAAQASFRHSPDFKTFVNVGAFPVFNTDFDFGSTQELDKESSRDKWLYGAQAGLEWGFADAMSLKLGLGYFEFDKLNGQFSSPCLAPTSKDVCDTDLSRPQFQQFGNTMFAIRNIVPAQGAPNGPQLQYFGYASEFGVANLHAALEIARFDPVKIVLEADVVKNTKYDAKRIRALGPLNNFKPNLDPADTRAVFDGGDMGYYLNLLVGQPKIEKAWDWNASIGYKRVESDAVPDAFTDSDFHLGGTNARGFIVGGSLGLARNTWLGLRWLSANEVTGQPYSVDVVQLDLNTQF from the coding sequence ATGACCGCTACGACCCAACCGTTCCGCCGTCTCCGTCTCCACGCGCTGGCCGTGGCGCTGCTGTCGGCCTGCGCCGTGCCTGCGCTGGCGGCGCCGGTGGACGCGGCGAAGATCAGCCCGGAAGTGACGCTGAAACTGATCGACCTGCTGGTCGCCAAGGGCGTGCTGACGCGCGGCCAGGCCGACGATTTGATCGCCGAAGCCAAAGCCAGCGCCGCGTCCGCGCCCGCGACCGCCGTCGCCGCGCAGCCGGCGTACCAGACCGTTCCGGGCGCCGTGGTCGTGCCGTACGTGCCCGAAGTGGTGCGCCAGCAGATCAAGGACGAACTGCGCGCCGAAGTGGTGCAGCAGGCCAAGAGCGAAGGCTGGGCGGCGCCGAACGCGCTGCCGGAGTGGACCCAGCGCATCAGCTTCTACGGCGACCTGCGCGCGCGCGCCGAGGACGTGCTCAACGACAAGGAGAACTACCGCGAGTTCCCCAACTTCGCCACGCTCAACAGCGGCAGCGGCTACGACATCGCCGACCCGGTCGGCAACCCGGTGCCGTACGTCAACACCACCAAGAACCGCGGCCGCATGCGCCTGCGCGCGCGGCTCGGCATGCACGCGCAGATCGCCGACTGGATCGAGGCCGATATGCGCCTGGCCACCGGCAGCGACCGCAGCCCGGTGTCGACCAACCAGAGCCTCGGCGCCGGCGGCAACCTGTCCAAGTATTCGCTGTGGCTGGACCGCGCCTACATCCGGCTCAAGCCGACCAGCTGGCTCAGCGCCGACATCGGCCGCACGCCCAATCCGTTCTGGACCAGCGAACTGCTGTTCGACAACGACCTCAACTTCGACGGCGTCGCCGCCCAGGCCAGCTTCCGCCACAGCCCGGACTTCAAGACCTTCGTCAACGTCGGCGCGTTCCCGGTGTTCAACACCGATTTCGATTTCGGCTCGACCCAGGAACTGGACAAGGAGTCCAGCCGCGACAAGTGGCTGTACGGCGCGCAGGCCGGGCTGGAGTGGGGCTTCGCCGATGCGATGTCGCTGAAGCTCGGCCTGGGCTATTTCGAGTTCGACAAGCTCAACGGCCAGTTCTCCTCGCCGTGCCTGGCGCCGACCTCCAAGGACGTGTGCGATACCGATCTGTCGCGTCCGCAGTTCCAGCAGTTCGGCAACACTATGTTCGCGATCCGCAACATCGTGCCGGCGCAGGGCGCGCCGAACGGGCCGCAGTTGCAGTACTTCGGTTACGCCAGCGAGTTCGGCGTGGCCAACCTGCACGCCGCGCTGGAGATCGCGCGCTTCGACCCGGTCAAGATCGTGCTCGAAGCCGACGTGGTCAAGAACACCAAGTACGACGCCAAGCGCATCCGCGCGCTCGGCCCGCTCAACAACTTCAAGCCGAATCTCGACCCGGCCGACACCCGCGCGGTCTTCGACGGCGGCGACATGGGCTATTACCTGAACCTGCTGGTCGGCCAGCCGAAGATCGAAAAGGCCTGGGACTGGAACGCCAGCATCGGCTACAAGCGGGTCGAATCCGACGCGGTGCCGGACGCGTTCACCGATTCGGACTTCCATCTGGGCGGCACCAACGCGCGCGGCTTCATCGTCGGCGGCTCGCTCGGCCTGGCCCGCAACACCTGGCTGGGCCTGCGTTGGCTCAGCGCCAACGAGGTCACCGGCCAGCCGTATTCGGTCGATGTGGTCCAGCTCGATCTCAACACTCAGTTCTGA